A portion of the Krasilnikovia cinnamomea genome contains these proteins:
- a CDS encoding magnesium and cobalt transport protein CorA: MLGWRRRQREPAPERRIAGPFGRLLQGRRIFAGPGLLAGLTRPEPRIPAPRRANPAAVVDCAVYVDGVRRPGRPHYADARRQARRHRGGFVWLGLHEPDETTMTSIAAAFGLHELSVGQAVAAGHRPAAEVIGDVTRLVLRTAAYVDHDELTATSEVVDTGDVTVFIGDHFAITVRHGAAGALTSVREELERRTALLAQGPWAVGYAVCTRMVDLYLDVAGHVEKDLERLEERAFAADGKPDIAHIYQLKREMVEFKRAVLPLQEPLHRLLGGEALPGPLRPYFADVRGRLARAVDRVAGFDDLLNSILQARLAQVSVDQNNDMRKIASWAAIAAVQTAIAGIYGMNFEFMPELRWRYGYYGVLAVMVIAAVTLHRRLKRVGWL, from the coding sequence ATGCTGGGTTGGCGGCGACGGCAGCGCGAGCCCGCCCCGGAACGGCGGATCGCGGGCCCGTTCGGCCGCCTTCTCCAGGGGCGCCGGATCTTCGCGGGGCCCGGGCTTCTGGCGGGGCTCACCCGCCCCGAGCCCCGCATCCCGGCGCCGCGCCGCGCCAACCCCGCCGCCGTCGTCGACTGCGCGGTCTACGTCGACGGCGTGCGCCGGCCCGGCCGCCCGCACTACGCCGACGCCCGCCGCCAGGCCCGCCGGCACCGTGGCGGCTTCGTCTGGCTCGGCCTGCACGAGCCGGACGAGACCACGATGACCTCCATCGCCGCGGCGTTCGGCCTGCACGAGCTGAGCGTCGGGCAGGCGGTCGCCGCCGGGCACCGGCCCGCCGCCGAGGTGATCGGCGACGTGACGCGGCTGGTCCTGCGCACCGCCGCGTACGTGGACCACGACGAGCTGACCGCCACCTCGGAGGTGGTGGACACCGGTGACGTGACGGTGTTCATCGGCGACCACTTCGCCATCACGGTGCGGCACGGGGCCGCCGGGGCGCTCACCTCCGTCCGCGAGGAGCTGGAACGCCGGACCGCGCTGCTGGCGCAGGGGCCGTGGGCCGTCGGGTACGCGGTCTGCACCCGGATGGTCGACCTCTACCTCGACGTGGCGGGCCACGTGGAGAAGGACCTGGAACGGCTGGAGGAGCGCGCGTTCGCGGCCGACGGCAAACCCGACATCGCGCACATCTACCAGCTCAAACGGGAGATGGTGGAGTTCAAGCGGGCGGTGCTGCCGTTGCAGGAGCCGCTGCACCGGCTACTCGGCGGCGAGGCGCTGCCGGGGCCGCTGCGCCCGTACTTCGCGGACGTGCGGGGGCGCCTGGCCCGGGCCGTGGACCGGGTGGCGGGCTTCGACGACCTGCTCAACTCGATCCTGCAGGCGCGGCTCGCGCAGGTCTCGGTCGACCAGAACAACGACATGCGCAAGATCGCCTCGTGGGCGGCGATCGCGGCGGTGCAGACCGCCATCGCGGGCATCTACGGCATGAACTTCGAATTCATGCCGGAGCTGCGCTGGCGGTACGGCTACTACGGGGTGTTGGCGGTGATGGTGATCGCCGCGGTCACCCTGCACCGCCGCCTCAAGCGGGTGGGCTGGCTGTGA
- a CDS encoding DUF2277 domain-containing protein has translation MCRSIKTLREPYTSDVTDAEIRAAALQYVRKISGFRAPAAHNAQAFDAAVTAVTAATKDLLEHLVVRSGPARAAHD, from the coding sequence ATGTGCCGAAGCATCAAGACCCTGCGCGAGCCGTACACCAGTGATGTCACCGACGCCGAGATCCGCGCCGCCGCGCTGCAGTACGTACGCAAGATCTCGGGTTTCCGGGCCCCGGCCGCGCACAACGCGCAGGCGTTCGACGCCGCTGTGACCGCCGTCACCGCGGCGACCAAGGACCTGCTGGAACACCTCGTGGTGCGCTCCGGCCCGGCGCGGGCCGCGCACGACTGA
- a CDS encoding GNAT family N-acetyltransferase: MPITTRRAVAGDEAELHDVAARTFGLACPPGTPQSDVEAFVARNLSTERFAEYLADGDRILLVAEDDGKPVGYAMLVSGPIADADVRAVVTARPSIELSKFYVLEGSHGSGAAAALMAATLEAAAGSGALTCWLGVNQRNVRAARFYAKHGFDVIGNKRFLVGEQWHDDHVRARPL, translated from the coding sequence ATGCCGATCACCACGCGCCGCGCGGTCGCGGGCGACGAGGCCGAGTTGCACGACGTCGCCGCCCGCACGTTCGGCCTGGCCTGCCCGCCCGGCACCCCCCAGTCCGACGTCGAGGCGTTCGTCGCGCGGAACCTGTCCACGGAGCGCTTCGCCGAATATCTCGCGGACGGTGACCGGATCCTGCTGGTGGCCGAGGACGACGGCAAGCCGGTCGGCTACGCGATGCTGGTGTCCGGCCCGATCGCCGACGCGGACGTGCGCGCGGTCGTCACGGCGCGGCCCAGCATCGAGCTGAGCAAGTTCTACGTCCTGGAGGGCAGCCACGGCAGCGGCGCCGCCGCCGCGCTGATGGCCGCCACGCTGGAGGCGGCGGCGGGCTCCGGCGCGTTGACCTGCTGGCTGGGGGTGAACCAGCGCAACGTACGGGCCGCCCGGTTCTACGCCAAGCACGGCTTCGACGTGATCGGGAACAAGCGCTTCCTGGTCGGCGAACAGTGGCACGACGACCACGTGCGGGCGCGCCCGCTGTAG
- a CDS encoding family 20 glycosylhydrolase — protein sequence MRGLGDVIPVPARVRPVPAAAFTVGPGTAVRAAPGAAAVADHLAEALRAATGYPAPVLGEAAGSPAPVPGEAAGFSRPLPGEAARRPDPRRSEGEIRLGFEDGHGDEGYRLDVRADAVTVAAQTPAGLFAAVQTLRQFLPVAGAGDAVLPGGRIEDRPRYAYRGAMLDLARHFFTPDEVRSFIDAIAQFKINHLHLHLTDDQGWRLEIAGWPRLTEVGGGPGTGVDGAGPGFLTAAGYAELVAYAADRFVTVVPEIDMPGHVNAAQVAYPELTRDGAAVAPRHDRAVGYSSLCVDREQTYAFVEDVIREVAALTPGLYLHIGGDEADATGAEAYRTFLHRVLPLVAKYGKRAIGWHEVAAVELPDTVVPQFWRTAADDAGVARAVAGGCQVIMSPADRTYLDMKYEADSPLGLDWAGTLDVTRAYDWDPATRLPGVGERAVLGVEAPLWSETLRSLTDAQTMTFPRLAAIAEVAWSPQAARDWESFRRRLAAFGPRWTAQGVTYHRSPEIPWA from the coding sequence GTGCGGGGACTCGGCGACGTGATCCCGGTGCCGGCGCGGGTGCGGCCGGTCCCGGCGGCGGCCTTCACGGTCGGCCCGGGTACGGCGGTCCGCGCCGCACCCGGCGCGGCGGCGGTCGCGGACCATCTGGCCGAGGCGCTGCGGGCGGCCACCGGATATCCGGCGCCGGTGCTGGGTGAAGCGGCCGGGTCTCCGGCGCCGGTGCCGGGTGAAGCGGCCGGGTTTTCGAGGCCGCTGCCGGGTGAGGCGGCCCGGCGCCCGGACCCGAGGCGCTCCGAGGGCGAGATCCGGCTGGGTTTCGAGGACGGTCACGGCGACGAGGGGTACCGGCTCGACGTGCGCGCCGACGCGGTGACCGTGGCGGCGCAGACGCCGGCGGGCCTGTTCGCGGCGGTGCAGACCCTGCGCCAGTTCCTGCCGGTCGCCGGTGCGGGCGACGCCGTGCTGCCGGGCGGCCGGATCGAGGACCGGCCCCGGTACGCCTACCGCGGCGCGATGCTGGACCTGGCCCGGCACTTCTTCACCCCCGACGAGGTGCGCTCGTTCATCGACGCGATCGCCCAATTCAAGATCAATCATCTGCATCTGCACCTGACCGACGACCAGGGGTGGCGGCTGGAGATCGCGGGCTGGCCCCGGCTGACCGAGGTCGGCGGCGGCCCCGGCACGGGCGTCGACGGCGCCGGCCCCGGTTTCCTCACCGCCGCCGGGTACGCCGAGCTGGTCGCGTACGCGGCGGACCGGTTCGTCACCGTCGTGCCGGAGATCGACATGCCCGGGCACGTCAACGCCGCCCAGGTGGCGTACCCGGAGCTGACCCGCGACGGCGCCGCGGTGGCGCCGCGCCACGACCGGGCCGTGGGCTACAGCTCACTGTGCGTCGACCGGGAGCAGACGTACGCGTTCGTCGAGGACGTCATCCGCGAGGTCGCGGCGCTGACTCCCGGGCTGTACCTGCACATCGGCGGCGACGAGGCCGACGCCACCGGCGCCGAGGCCTACCGCACCTTCCTGCACCGGGTGCTGCCCCTGGTCGCCAAGTACGGCAAGCGCGCGATCGGCTGGCACGAGGTGGCCGCGGTGGAGCTGCCCGACACCGTGGTGCCGCAGTTCTGGCGTACCGCGGCGGACGACGCCGGGGTGGCCCGTGCCGTGGCCGGGGGCTGCCAGGTCATCATGTCCCCGGCAGACCGCACCTACCTCGACATGAAGTACGAAGCGGACAGCCCGCTCGGCCTCGACTGGGCCGGGACCCTCGACGTGACCAGGGCATACGACTGGGATCCGGCGACCCGGCTGCCCGGCGTCGGCGAGCGGGCCGTGCTCGGGGTCGAGGCTCCGCTGTGGTCGGAGACGCTGCGCAGCCTCACCGACGCACAGACGATGACGTTCCCCCGGCTGGCCGCGATCGCCGAGGTGGCCTGGTCGCCGCAGGCCGCCCGGGACTGGGAGTCGTTCCGTCGCCGCCTGGCCGCGTTCGGGCCACGCTGGACGGCGCAGGGCGTCACCTACCACCGTTCACCCGAGATCCCCTGGGCGTGA
- a CDS encoding M48 family metallopeptidase, whose protein sequence is MNGHGVRAMTSAVALAGFLAVAVAQLAFVAVLVLLLLAMLPGALAARVGAPLCMATVGVLAYATWQALRARHAQPTGVPVSRADAPHLWELVDAAARAAGTRAPDTVTVVAEAAATLRERSRLLGLIGGRRDLYLGLPLLQAWDVPRLRAVVAHELAHFSGRDARLAPLAYRGRVAVGRGIPRIRRGNPAGPVLRAYARLYRRLDAPFSRAQEFAADRVAAEFAGTAATAAVLTDLPTLDALQRLFRAEYVAPGWQAGHTPDDLFGGFLRMLAARADEAARLRARPLPDPGPWDTHPPRAERLAALPAVPEPPPGPAAEPVPDLPGLGRALQAVAYPPQGRTAVDWDTFFGAARTSEMEREAGAALATISRAAGTPVTSAADVLDLAADGRLRKVAESVLPDLPADEAAAREVELVTLLLALAALRSGVARWRHNWTGTAELVTLDGGHLDLSGPAALVADPATVAEARDRLAALGVDPAATGDRSADGRAEVVGGVVNLVVDGARTDVLIVDTGLFLVPGLPRAHNGSAKRRLARFAAADAGEREAAAPGGRFVPYTEVAGAARTRRAPRAWDLRLRDGATLSVRAALDSDELPGGWAALDDAVAFLARTRATSDSG, encoded by the coding sequence GTGAACGGGCACGGCGTGCGGGCGATGACGTCGGCCGTCGCGCTGGCCGGGTTCCTCGCCGTCGCGGTGGCCCAGCTCGCGTTCGTGGCGGTGCTGGTCCTGCTGCTGCTGGCGATGCTGCCCGGCGCGCTCGCCGCGCGGGTCGGCGCGCCGCTGTGCATGGCCACGGTCGGGGTGCTGGCGTACGCGACGTGGCAGGCCCTGCGCGCCCGGCACGCCCAGCCCACCGGGGTGCCGGTGAGCCGCGCCGACGCCCCCCACCTGTGGGAACTGGTGGACGCCGCCGCGCGGGCCGCCGGGACCCGGGCGCCGGACACCGTCACCGTCGTCGCGGAGGCCGCCGCCACGCTGCGCGAGCGCAGCCGCCTGCTGGGGCTGATCGGCGGCCGCCGCGACCTGTACCTGGGGCTGCCGCTGCTGCAGGCATGGGACGTCCCGCGCCTGCGCGCGGTCGTGGCGCACGAGCTGGCCCACTTCTCCGGCCGGGACGCGCGGCTCGCCCCGCTGGCGTACCGGGGACGGGTGGCGGTCGGCCGCGGCATCCCCCGGATCCGCCGGGGCAACCCCGCCGGGCCGGTGCTGCGCGCGTACGCCCGGCTGTACCGGCGGCTCGACGCGCCGTTCAGCCGGGCCCAGGAGTTCGCCGCCGATCGGGTCGCCGCCGAGTTCGCCGGTACCGCGGCCACCGCCGCGGTGCTCACCGACCTGCCCACCCTGGACGCCCTGCAACGCCTGTTCCGCGCCGAGTACGTCGCCCCCGGCTGGCAGGCCGGGCACACCCCGGACGACCTGTTCGGCGGCTTCCTGCGGATGCTGGCCGCGCGCGCCGACGAGGCGGCCCGGTTGCGCGCCCGGCCGCTGCCCGACCCGGGACCGTGGGACACCCACCCGCCGAGGGCCGAGCGCCTCGCCGCGCTTCCGGCGGTCCCCGAGCCCCCGCCGGGGCCCGCGGCCGAGCCGGTGCCCGACCTGCCCGGCCTGGGGCGGGCGCTGCAGGCGGTCGCGTACCCGCCGCAGGGGCGCACCGCCGTGGACTGGGACACCTTCTTCGGCGCGGCCCGCACCTCCGAGATGGAACGGGAGGCCGGTGCCGCCCTGGCGACCATCTCCCGCGCCGCCGGGACGCCCGTGACCAGCGCGGCCGACGTACTCGACCTCGCCGCGGACGGACGGCTACGCAAGGTCGCGGAGTCGGTCCTGCCAGACCTGCCCGCCGACGAGGCCGCCGCCCGGGAGGTGGAGCTGGTCACCCTGCTGCTGGCGCTCGCCGCGCTGCGCAGCGGCGTCGCCCGATGGCGGCACAACTGGACGGGTACGGCCGAACTCGTCACCCTCGACGGCGGCCACCTCGACCTGTCCGGGCCCGCGGCCCTGGTCGCCGACCCCGCCACGGTCGCCGAGGCCCGGGACCGGCTGGCAGCGCTGGGTGTCGACCCGGCCGCGACCGGCGACCGGTCGGCCGACGGCCGGGCGGAGGTCGTCGGCGGGGTGGTCAACCTGGTGGTCGACGGGGCCCGCACCGACGTACTCATCGTGGACACCGGGCTGTTCCTGGTGCCCGGGCTGCCCCGCGCGCACAACGGCTCGGCGAAGCGGCGGCTCGCCCGGTTCGCGGCCGCCGACGCGGGCGAACGGGAGGCGGCGGCGCCGGGCGGCCGGTTCGTGCCGTACACGGAGGTGGCCGGTGCCGCCCGCACCCGGCGGGCCCCCCGGGCCTGGGACCTGCGGCTTCGCGATGGTGCCACGCTGAGCGTGCGGGCGGCGCTGGACTCCGACGAGCTGCCCGGGGGCTGGGCGGCCCTCGACGACGCGGTGGCCTTTCTCGCCCGTACGCGCGCAACGTCCGACTCCGGGTGA